The sequence TCAATAGCAAGTTCCCTATCAACTCCTTCTATTTCAAATAGAATCCGACCTGGTTTCACATTTACTACCCAATACTCAACATTTCCTTTCCCTTTACCCTGCCTTACTTCAAGTGGTTTTTGAGTTATAGGTTTATCTGGAAAAACTCTGATCCAAATTTTTCCATTTCTTTTAATGTGTCTAGTCATAGCTCTTCTAGCTGCTTCAATTTGTCTAGTTGTTAACCTACCTCTTCCTACAGATTTTAATCCAAATTCACCAAAACTAATCCTATTTCCTCTATGAGAGTTCCCTTTGTTTCTGCCTTTCATCTGCTTCTTATATTTTGTACGTTTTGGTTGCAACATAATTTATTTTCCATATATAACAGTATATAATATATAATATAAAATATATCAATTTTACAATTTTATTTAATTACTTTTCTAGTATATATCTCTCCAGAAAAAACCCAAACTTTAACACCAATCATTCCATATGTAGTTCTAGCTTCAGAAAATCCATAACTAATATTTGCTCTAAAAGTATGAAGAGGTATTCGACCTTCCCTATAGCATTCACTACGAGCAATTTCAGAACCACCTAATCTTCCACTAATACAAATTTTAATACCTTTAGCTCCAGATTTAATTGCAGAATTTATAGATTTTTTCATAATTCTTCTAAACATAATTCTTTGTTCCAACTGTTGAGCTATGTTCTCAGAAACAAGAATAGGATCTAATTCAGGATGTTTTATTTCTTCAATATTCAACTTTACTGGTATTCTTAAATAAGATTCTATATCTTTTCTCAAATTTTCTATCCCACCTCCTTTTTTTCCTATTATTATACCTGGTCTAGCAGTATATATAGTTACAACAGCATTTTTTGCAGGACGTTCAATACAAATCTTACCTATAAACGCATTACTTAATTTCTTTTTTAAATATTTTCTCAGATTAATATCTTGATTAAGTAATCTAGAATAATATTTACTAGAATACCATTTAGAATTCCAATCTTGAATAATTCCTAACCTAATTCCAATAGGATTTACTTTTTGACCCATAATTAATTAACTTTACCTCCATCAGAAGCTTTAATTACAATATGACAAAATTTTTTATATATTTTATTAGAACGACCTTTTGCTCTAGGAACAATACGCTTAAATTTTATCCCGTCATTTACATAAATAACAGAAATTTTTAATGAATCAATATCTATATTATGATTATTTTCAGCATTAGAAATCAAGGATTCCAACATCTTCAATAGAATGCGTGCTCCTTTTTTAGGTAAAAATCTTAAAATATTAATTGAATCTGACAAAGTTTTATTGCGAATAACATTAACAATTAATTTACATTTCTGAGCAGAAATAGGAGCATTTTTTAACTTAACTTTTACTTCCATTGATTTATAACCCTTTTTTTCAACTTTTAACTAACAACAAAAATTATTTATTTAGATTTGATCTTTTTATCACCAGAATGATTTCTAAAAACACGAGTTGATGCAAATTCACCTAATTTATGACCCACCATATTATCGGTAATATAAACTGGAACATGAACCCTACCATTATGTACAGAAATAGTACGACCAATCATTTCAGGTATAATAGTCGATCTTCTAGACCAAGTTTTTATAGGTTTATTAGAATTCAAATTATTAGATTTTTCTATTTTCTTTAATAAATTAAAATCTACATAAGGACCCTTTTTAATAGAACGAGACACTGTCTTCTCCAATTTTGTTAATTACTTCTTCACAATTCACTTCACCTTTCTACGTTTAATAATAAAAAAATCAGTACGCTTATTATTTCTTGTTTTATATCCCTTAGCAGGAATTCCAGTTGGGCTAACAGGGTGTCTTCCACCTGAAGTCCTTCCTTCTCCACCTCCATGAGGATGATCTATTGGATTCATAGCTACTCCACGAACAGTTGGTCGTATTCCTCTCCATCTATTTTCTCCTGCCTTCCCTAAAGTTCTTAAATTATGTTCACTATTACTCACCATTCCTATAGTCGCCTTACATCTTAATAAAACCCTCCTAACTTCTCCTGAAGATAATCTTATAATAGCATATCTATCTTCTTTAGATAGAACCTGCCCATAAGATCCAGCACTTCTTAATAATTGAGCACCCTTTTTAGGTTTTAATTCAAGACAATGTATTACTGTACCTACAGGTATGTTCTGTAATATTAAACAATTCCCATTACTTATGGGAACATCATCTCCGCTAATTACAATATGTCCTATTTCCAAATTTGAAGGAGATATAATATACCTATATTCACCATCAATATAAGAAATTAGAGCAATCAAAGCAGATCTATTTGGATCATATTCTATTCTAGATACCCTTCCTTTAATATAATCCTTATTTCTTTTAAAATCAATTAATCTATATTTTAATCGACAACCACCGCCAATATGTCTTACTGTTATACGTCCTTGATTATTTCTTCCTCCAGTTCTATTTAATTTCCTTATCAAAGATTTATAAGGCTTTCCTTTATAAATATTTTTATGTAACAGCCTAATATGCCCTCTCCTGCCTGGAGTAGTAGGATTTGATCTTACTAAAGTCATAATAAAATTACCTTTTATCAAAAAAAGAAAAATCAATACTATGTTGTTTGTCTAAAGATACATATACTTTTTTCCAATTACTTCTTTTTCCACAAATTCTTTTAAAAACTTTTACTTTACCTTTAATATTGATTACAGAAATCTTATTCACTTTAACATTAAAAATGGATTCTATAGATTTTTTAATTTCTTTCTTATTTACAAATCTTTGTACCTTAAAAGTATATTGATTATACTTATTAGATATCATAGTTGACTTCTCAGAAGTATACGGTTCTATAATAAAATATAAAAACTTATTACTTATATTCATTCACTAATTCTCTTTTCCAAAACTTTAACAGCAGATTTCGTCATTAAAATTTTCTTAAAATAAAAAAAATCAACAAAGCTTACAGTCTTAATATTACAAATTTTATACTGATACAAATTCTGAGATCCTAACAATTCGTTTGTATTAATCTCACATTTTAATATTAATCCATTTAATATATTTAAATTATGCATTTTATTTATAAAATACTTAGTTTTATAAGAATCACAAAAAAAACAACTAACAACAATTAAATTCCCTGATCTGTGAAGTTCTGACACTACACTTCTAAAAGCATATCTATACATCTTCTTATTAATTTTTTGATTATAACTTCTTTTTTTCGAAGCAAAAACAACTCCTCCACCCCTCCATAAAGGACTTCGTATTGTACCAACCCTTGCTCTTCCAGTTCCTTTTTGTCTCCAAGGTTTAATTCCACTTCCACTAACTTCTGATCTTGTTTTTTGTGAACTATTACCACTTCTTCTATTTTGTATAGAAGATACGAATACTTGATGTATCAAATCAGGATTATATTTACAATTAAAAACATTAGAATCAACTTTTAAATATTCATTAGTATCTTGTATTAACAATTGCATCATATTTTTCCCTTTTTAGAAATTCTTATCTCTAATTTTATACCAGAAAAACCAGGAATTGAACCTTTAACAAATAATAAATTACGACTAATATCAATTTGAACCACCAATAAATTTTGAATTGTACACCTTTTATTACCCATGTGACCAGGCATTTTTTTTCCTTTAAAAACTCTACCAGGAGTTTGATTTTGACCTATGGATCCAGGAACTCTATGAGATAAAGAATTTCCATGACTAGCATCCTGAGTTTTAAAATTATAACGCTTAACCGTTCCGGAAAAACCTTTTCCTTTTGATACTGAAATAACATCAACTCTATCCCCTTCTTTAAAAACATCATTAATGCCTAAAACTTTACCAGAAACCAATTTACTACTAAAAAATTTTGAACCAAATTCACGAATAATATCTCCAGAACGAACACCAAATTTAGAAAAATGTCCAAACAACGGTTTTTTTATACGAGAAGCTTTTCTATTACCTCTAGTCAACTGTACAGAAGAATACCCATCATTTTCTAATGTCTTTATCTGTAAAATTCTATTAGGAATAACTTCAATGATAGATACTGGAAAAGTTATACCATCATTCATAAAATACCTCATCATTCCAACCTTAACCCCTAATAATCCAGACATAGACTGTTTCATATAATATAAACCTTTTTGTTTTCTATCAAAAAAAATAGTAACTTATATTTCTTAGAAAAAATTTTAAATCTCTTAACCAATAAAAAAAAAGAATATTTACCACCCATTATATTATAATACAATAATATAAACATTT comes from Candidatus Legionella polyplacis and encodes:
- the rplV gene encoding 50S ribosomal protein L22, whose product is MEVKVKLKNAPISAQKCKLIVNVIRNKTLSDSINILRFLPKKGARILLKMLESLISNAENNHNIDIDSLKISVIYVNDGIKFKRIVPRAKGRSNKIYKKFCHIVIKASDGGKVN
- the rplB gene encoding 50S ribosomal protein L2, with protein sequence MTLVRSNPTTPGRRGHIRLLHKNIYKGKPYKSLIRKLNRTGGRNNQGRITVRHIGGGCRLKYRLIDFKRNKDYIKGRVSRIEYDPNRSALIALISYIDGEYRYIISPSNLEIGHIVISGDDVPISNGNCLILQNIPVGTVIHCLELKPKKGAQLLRSAGSYGQVLSKEDRYAIIRLSSGEVRRVLLRCKATIGMVSNSEHNLRTLGKAGENRWRGIRPTVRGVAMNPIDHPHGGGEGRTSGGRHPVSPTGIPAKGYKTRNNKRTDFFIIKRRKVK
- the rplW gene encoding 50S ribosomal protein L23, encoding MNISNKFLYFIIEPYTSEKSTMISNKYNQYTFKVQRFVNKKEIKKSIESIFNVKVNKISVINIKGKVKVFKRICGKRSNWKKVYVSLDKQHSIDFSFFDKR
- the rpsC gene encoding 30S ribosomal protein S3, which translates into the protein MGQKVNPIGIRLGIIQDWNSKWYSSKYYSRLLNQDINLRKYLKKKLSNAFIGKICIERPAKNAVVTIYTARPGIIIGKKGGGIENLRKDIESYLRIPVKLNIEEIKHPELDPILVSENIAQQLEQRIMFRRIMKKSINSAIKSGAKGIKICISGRLGGSEIARSECYREGRIPLHTFRANISYGFSEARTTYGMIGVKVWVFSGEIYTRKVIK
- the rpsS gene encoding 30S ribosomal protein S19 encodes the protein MSRSIKKGPYVDFNLLKKIEKSNNLNSNKPIKTWSRRSTIIPEMIGRTISVHNGRVHVPVYITDNMVGHKLGEFASTRVFRNHSGDKKIKSK
- the rplD gene encoding 50S ribosomal protein L4 codes for the protein MMQLLIQDTNEYLKVDSNVFNCKYNPDLIHQVFVSSIQNRRSGNSSQKTRSEVSGSGIKPWRQKGTGRARVGTIRSPLWRGGGVVFASKKRSYNQKINKKMYRYAFRSVVSELHRSGNLIVVSCFFCDSYKTKYFINKMHNLNILNGLILKCEINTNELLGSQNLYQYKICNIKTVSFVDFFYFKKILMTKSAVKVLEKRISE
- the rplP gene encoding 50S ribosomal protein L16, yielding MLQPKRTKYKKQMKGRNKGNSHRGNRISFGEFGLKSVGRGRLTTRQIEAARRAMTRHIKRNGKIWIRVFPDKPITQKPLEVRQGKGKGNVEYWVVNVKPGRILFEIEGVDRELAIEAFILARAKLPFKVVFEERRIL
- the rplC gene encoding 50S ribosomal protein L3 — protein: MSGLLGVKVGMMRYFMNDGITFPVSIIEVIPNRILQIKTLENDGYSSVQLTRGNRKASRIKKPLFGHFSKFGVRSGDIIREFGSKFFSSKLVSGKVLGINDVFKEGDRVDVISVSKGKGFSGTVKRYNFKTQDASHGNSLSHRVPGSIGQNQTPGRVFKGKKMPGHMGNKRCTIQNLLVVQIDISRNLLFVKGSIPGFSGIKLEIRISKKGKI